In Acomys russatus chromosome 26, mAcoRus1.1, whole genome shotgun sequence, a genomic segment contains:
- the Nudt21 gene encoding cleavage and polyadenylation specificity factor subunit 5, with product MSVVPPNRSQTGWPRGVNQFGNKYIQQTKPLTLERTINLYPLTNYTFGTKEPLYEKDSSVAARFQRMREEFDKIGMRRTVEGVLIVHEHRLPHVLLLQLGTTFFKLPGGELNPGEDEVEGLKRLMTEILGRQDGVLQDWVIDDCIGNWWRPNFEPPQYPYIPAHITKPKEHKKLFLVQLQEKALFAVPKNYKLVAAPLFELYDNAPGYGPIISSLPQLLSRFNFIYN from the exons CAACAAGTACATCCAGCAGACCAAGCCCCTCACCCTGGAGCGCACTATTAACCT GTACCCACTTACCAATTACACCTTTGGTACAAAAGAGCCCCTCTATGAGAAAGACAGCTCTGTTGCAGCCAGATTTCAGCGCATGAGGGAGGAATTTGATAAAATTGGGATGAGGAGGACTGTAGAAGGAGTTCTGATTGTACATGAGCACCGGCTTCCCCATGTGTTACTGCTACAGCTGGGAACAACTTTCTTCAAATT ACCTGGCGGTGAACTTAATCCAGGAGAAGATGAAGTTGAAGGACTAAAACGCTTAATGACAGAG ATACTGGGTCGTCAAGATGGAGTCCTGCAAGACTGGGTCATTGATGACTGCATTGGTAACTGGTGGAGACCAAATTTTGAGCCTCCTCAG taTCCATATATTCCTGCACATATTACAAAGCCCAAGGAACATAAGAAGTTGTTTCTGGTCCAGCTTCAAGAGAAAG cctTGTTTGCAGTCCCTAAAAATTACAAGCTGGTAGCTGCACCATTGTTTGAACTATATGACAACGCACCAGGATATGGACCCATCATCTCTAGTCTTCCTCAGCTATTGAGCAG gtTCAATTTTATATACAACTGA